In Candidatus Methanomethylophilus alvi Mx1201, a genomic segment contains:
- a CDS encoding IS1634 family transposase, protein MPSIYYIERNGNKYAYQSTSKRVPGKKSPVTEKIYLGKVDPETGNIIPKENRTPPKEEYVKDYGSIAVLDKVQDDLGLFEDLKACFPDIAEKIMAAAISQCLEATPFSDIEYIIDGSTIAELYKLRGNLSSAAMSELSKELGQRLSSMDHFFTQRVKRSVDGKLILDLTSVSSYSDMKGYSEWGHNRDGEDLRQTGIALVTDGRGIPMVFSMLPGSIADSTVLESTVEYLEDLGCSGRFVMDRGFENAHNVNSLLQRNVLFTMPSNIREEPIKKLLTRAASDMKSSEAFRFHEGNTYKVAEYEVGVVSVDGKDEYIVEVPRNHKDSAAIDSRFATSRKFRAFVVFDPKKASNDLDAVMEMVSDIELKYENTKPRDPAKVYSKLPAFVRRYVDYSVDEEGFMHIERKQNSFTFADNRAGYFVMFASEGTTWEQMMSSYDVRDWVEKAFDVYKTDLDGSRSRTGNPDSARGRLFIKFIAMIMRIEVQNILRDHDKETLRTKNRKDSVNGKTVDELFRTLSTVSAIGFKGNWRLSHISKGAREAFRLFGLDEPKSGRISLS, encoded by the coding sequence ATGCCCAGTATTTACTATATCGAACGCAACGGGAACAAATATGCCTACCAGAGCACTTCAAAGAGGGTTCCAGGCAAGAAATCACCCGTTACAGAGAAGATATACTTGGGCAAAGTCGATCCCGAGACAGGAAACATCATTCCTAAAGAGAACAGGACTCCTCCGAAAGAGGAGTATGTCAAGGACTACGGGAGCATCGCTGTATTGGACAAGGTGCAGGATGATCTCGGACTTTTCGAAGATCTCAAAGCCTGTTTTCCGGACATCGCGGAAAAGATCATGGCCGCAGCAATCTCGCAATGTCTGGAGGCAACCCCGTTCTCGGATATCGAATACATAATCGATGGCAGCACCATAGCGGAGCTTTACAAGCTCCGCGGAAACCTGTCGTCTGCAGCAATGAGCGAACTTTCCAAGGAACTCGGACAGAGGCTGAGTTCGATGGATCATTTCTTCACGCAGCGCGTGAAAAGGTCCGTAGATGGGAAACTGATTCTCGATCTGACCTCGGTTTCTTCTTATTCGGACATGAAAGGTTATTCGGAATGGGGACACAACCGTGATGGAGAGGATCTCAGACAGACGGGGATCGCACTCGTAACCGATGGGAGGGGCATACCGATGGTGTTCTCGATGTTACCCGGATCGATAGCCGACTCCACGGTGCTTGAAAGCACCGTGGAATATCTCGAGGACCTCGGATGCTCCGGAAGGTTCGTGATGGATAGAGGTTTCGAGAACGCACACAATGTTAACTCGCTGCTTCAGAGGAATGTGCTGTTCACCATGCCTTCCAACATCAGGGAGGAACCGATCAAGAAGCTGCTCACAAGAGCAGCTTCCGACATGAAAAGCTCTGAAGCGTTCAGATTCCATGAAGGGAATACCTACAAGGTGGCCGAATACGAGGTCGGTGTGGTGTCAGTCGACGGAAAGGATGAATATATCGTCGAAGTTCCCCGCAACCACAAGGATTCTGCAGCGATCGACAGCCGTTTCGCAACATCCAGGAAGTTCAGGGCATTCGTCGTCTTTGATCCCAAGAAAGCTTCCAACGACCTTGATGCGGTTATGGAGATGGTTTCCGATATCGAACTAAAATACGAGAATACGAAACCACGTGATCCTGCAAAGGTCTATTCCAAACTGCCTGCCTTTGTGAGGAGGTATGTGGACTATTCTGTCGACGAAGAAGGTTTCATGCACATCGAAAGGAAGCAGAACTCGTTCACCTTTGCCGACAACCGTGCCGGATACTTCGTGATGTTCGCTTCTGAAGGTACCACCTGGGAGCAGATGATGTCATCGTACGATGTCAGGGACTGGGTGGAGAAGGCATTTGATGTCTACAAGACGGACCTGGACGGGTCCAGGTCCCGTACCGGGAATCCGGATTCGGCCCGCGGTCGCCTGTTCATCAAGTTCATTGCGATGATCATGAGGATCGAGGTGCAGAACATCCTGAGGGATCATGACAAGGAGACCCTGCGTACCAAGAACAGGAAGGATTCCGTCAACGGCAAGACCGTTGACGAACTCTTCCGCACCCTGTCAACTGTTTCCGCCATCGGCTTCAAAGGAAACTGGAGACTGTCTCACATCAGCAAAGGTGCAAGGGAAGCATTCCGTCTTTTCGGTCTCGATGAACCCAAAAGTGGTCGGATTTCATTATCCTGA
- a CDS encoding 4Fe-4S single cluster domain-containing protein, with the protein MTLNSNSTEPIYNVASVKLCTEALGPYKRMAIWFQGCTFNCRGCCNPELQPLEPRNLVSLTELLDSAQKSKADNGIEGVTFIGGEPTLQRNLSVLAKGIKDLGLGILMFTGRDVEDLQKDLIEHLDLVIDGRFEVEDRDYERNLIGSHNQRIINLSGRYADHIDWFTKTRSDYIEVDILDDSFITNGSAF; encoded by the coding sequence ATGACCTTGAATTCGAATTCGACTGAACCGATTTACAACGTGGCCTCGGTGAAATTATGCACCGAGGCCCTGGGACCATACAAACGTATGGCGATATGGTTCCAAGGATGTACCTTCAACTGCAGGGGGTGCTGCAATCCCGAACTCCAACCACTCGAACCAAGAAATCTCGTCAGCTTAACAGAACTGTTGGATTCCGCTCAGAAATCGAAGGCAGATAATGGTATCGAGGGCGTGACCTTCATCGGCGGAGAACCGACATTGCAAAGGAATCTTTCGGTTCTAGCCAAAGGGATAAAGGATCTCGGATTGGGGATCCTTATGTTCACCGGCAGAGATGTTGAGGATCTTCAGAAGGATCTGATAGAACATCTAGATTTGGTGATCGATGGAAGGTTCGAGGTCGAAGACCGTGATTATGAAAGGAATCTGATAGGTTCGCACAATCAGAGAATCATCAATCTGAGTGGACGTTATGCAGATCATATTGATTGGTTTACAAAGACACGTTCCGATTACATAGAAGTAGATATTCTGGACGACTCTTTCATAACGAACGGGAGTGCCTTCTGA
- a CDS encoding AAA family ATPase, translated as MSITNAFNRIKREAGIKRCIIVEGNVSDIYLIDRELMEIKGSLNRMLGECGYTDIVTWDRIAGIQGDVKSLVLTEEPEQQDGDDYDLGDVEIPETTATGACKDLGDMFALVHRTMSDPEKHTAFILDWSEYLFSTGGQLDPQDRQYLTLLGKALRDNIPRYRSKERQSTVIIVANKASMLPLSFYSGNPEVSIITLTKPDMDERRSMLKKVATGFLLKDEDDISDSRKFEDYVDMLNDFTNREIIQMANMSRTEETMTFEKLFYLFRYGEKENPWEKLDPEKVKKMKKILRERVIGQDQAIDHVFDTIVKAFMGVTGMHKSSSRSMPKGVFFFVGPTGVGKTELSKALAKFLFGDESACIRFDMSEYSQENSDQKLIGAPPGYVGFEEGGQLTNAIREKPFSVVLFDEIEKAAKPNPRILDIFLQILEDGRLTDNRGETTYFSDTVIIFTSNLGASEVQNSSDSARVSEEFTHIVKDYFDNELKRPEILGRIGYENIVPFNFINDPSFAQNILKSKIKPVQIGIREKYGIELKIRNEQSFCDYILAGADVAKGGRDILNALDSRLLTPLAKHLFDNYEDLDRMKGAVLYAIVKDDDLEFEFD; from the coding sequence ATGTCAATCACAAACGCATTCAACAGGATAAAGCGTGAAGCAGGAATCAAAAGATGCATAATCGTTGAAGGTAACGTCAGCGACATCTACCTCATCGACCGCGAACTGATGGAGATCAAAGGTTCACTGAACAGAATGCTCGGAGAATGCGGGTACACCGATATCGTGACCTGGGATCGTATCGCAGGCATCCAGGGGGATGTCAAATCCCTGGTTCTGACGGAGGAACCAGAACAGCAGGATGGAGATGATTACGATCTCGGCGATGTTGAAATCCCGGAAACCACAGCAACAGGGGCCTGCAAGGATCTCGGAGACATGTTCGCTCTAGTCCACCGCACAATGTCGGACCCCGAAAAGCACACTGCATTCATCCTTGATTGGTCCGAATACCTATTCTCTACCGGAGGACAGTTGGATCCCCAGGACAGACAGTACCTCACCCTGCTGGGCAAGGCACTTAGGGACAATATTCCCCGTTACCGCAGCAAGGAAAGACAATCAACTGTCATCATCGTTGCAAACAAAGCTTCGATGCTTCCATTGTCGTTCTATTCAGGAAATCCCGAAGTAAGTATCATAACACTCACCAAACCAGACATGGACGAACGCAGGTCGATGCTGAAGAAGGTCGCTACCGGATTCCTTCTGAAGGACGAGGATGACATCTCCGACAGCAGGAAGTTCGAGGATTATGTCGATATGCTGAACGATTTCACCAACCGTGAGATCATCCAGATGGCCAACATGTCCCGTACTGAGGAGACCATGACCTTCGAGAAACTATTCTACCTCTTCAGATACGGGGAGAAGGAGAATCCCTGGGAGAAACTTGACCCAGAGAAGGTCAAGAAGATGAAGAAGATCCTCCGTGAAAGAGTGATCGGTCAAGATCAGGCCATCGATCATGTATTTGATACCATCGTAAAAGCATTCATGGGTGTCACCGGAATGCACAAGTCCTCCAGCAGATCGATGCCCAAGGGAGTTTTCTTCTTCGTCGGACCTACCGGAGTCGGAAAAACCGAGCTGTCGAAGGCACTTGCAAAGTTCCTTTTCGGTGACGAATCCGCATGCATCCGTTTCGATATGTCTGAATACAGCCAGGAGAACAGCGACCAGAAGCTGATCGGTGCACCTCCGGGGTATGTCGGATTCGAGGAGGGTGGACAGCTTACCAATGCCATCCGTGAGAAGCCTTTCAGTGTCGTGCTGTTCGACGAGATCGAGAAGGCGGCCAAGCCTAACCCTCGCATCCTTGACATCTTCCTGCAGATCCTCGAGGACGGAAGGCTGACTGATAACAGGGGAGAGACCACTTATTTCTCCGACACGGTCATCATCTTCACCTCGAATCTCGGAGCAAGCGAGGTCCAGAACAGTTCTGACAGTGCCCGCGTATCAGAGGAGTTCACACATATCGTCAAGGATTACTTCGACAACGAACTGAAGAGGCCTGAGATCCTCGGAAGGATTGGTTACGAGAACATCGTGCCCTTCAACTTCATCAACGATCCCTCGTTTGCACAGAACATCCTCAAATCGAAGATCAAACCCGTGCAGATCGGAATCAGAGAGAAATACGGAATCGAACTGAAAATCCGCAATGAACAGAGCTTCTGTGATTATATCCTCGCCGGTGCGGATGTTGCCAAGGGCGGTAGGGACATCCTCAATGCCCTGGACTCCCGTCTGCTGACACCTCTTGCAAAACATCTCTTCGATAACTACGAAGACCTCGACAGGATGAAGGGTGCCGTGCTGTATGCAATCGTAAAGGACGATGACCTTGAATTCGAATTCGACTGA